In one Geoglobus acetivorans genomic region, the following are encoded:
- a CDS encoding sulfate adenylyltransferase, whose product MIEPHGGRLVKRIADERLKEEAKELESVSIDRVRALDVENIGYGIYSPLEGFLCSNDFESVLWEGRLENGLSWTIPIVLDANVREGESYALKFGDTIVGVIEVEDVYSYDKEEYARQVFKTTDVEHPGVRRIKSFGDKLAGGKVWFIETADNRFSEYFFPPEVTREIFKKWDYVVAFQTRNAPHIGHEYVQKTAVMAVEAYTGKEAGLFINPVIGKKKPGDFRDEVIIEAYRTLIDSYYRKDKTFLGIWKTEMRYAGPKEAVLHAIVRQNFGCTHFIVGRDHAGVGSYYRPYEAHEKLMEHDDLKIKPLFFKEFHCCDRCGIISKSVCPHEASNFSGTYVRNCLLNNHRCEYIRDEVLETVRKFDNPFVTDELP is encoded by the coding sequence ATGATTGAGCCGCATGGGGGCAGGCTTGTAAAGAGGATTGCCGACGAAAGGCTGAAGGAAGAGGCGAAAGAGCTGGAAAGCGTGAGCATAGACCGAGTGCGGGCACTGGATGTCGAAAACATAGGTTATGGTATTTACAGCCCCCTTGAAGGGTTTTTATGCTCAAACGATTTCGAATCGGTTTTGTGGGAAGGTAGGCTTGAAAACGGGCTTTCCTGGACGATACCGATAGTGCTTGACGCCAATGTCAGGGAAGGAGAGAGTTATGCCCTGAAGTTTGGAGATACGATTGTCGGCGTCATAGAGGTTGAAGACGTTTACAGCTACGATAAGGAGGAGTACGCAAGGCAGGTCTTCAAAACTACCGACGTCGAACATCCCGGAGTGAGGAGGATCAAGTCATTCGGGGACAAACTTGCAGGAGGTAAGGTCTGGTTCATTGAAACCGCAGATAACAGATTCAGCGAGTATTTCTTCCCTCCCGAAGTTACAAGAGAGATTTTCAAGAAATGGGATTATGTGGTTGCGTTCCAGACGAGAAACGCACCCCACATAGGCCACGAATACGTGCAGAAGACCGCAGTAATGGCGGTTGAGGCATACACCGGCAAGGAGGCAGGGCTGTTCATAAATCCGGTTATCGGGAAGAAGAAGCCCGGAGACTTCAGAGATGAGGTCATCATCGAAGCGTACAGGACTCTCATCGACAGCTACTACAGAAAGGACAAAACCTTCCTGGGAATCTGGAAAACGGAGATGAGATACGCCGGTCCAAAGGAGGCGGTGCTGCATGCCATTGTCAGACAGAACTTCGGATGCACCCACTTTATTGTGGGAAGGGACCACGCAGGTGTTGGCAGCTATTACAGACCATACGAGGCCCACGAGAAGCTGATGGAACACGATGACCTTAAGATAAAACCGCTCTTCTTCAAGGAGTTTCACTGCTGCGACAGGTGCGGAATCATCAGCAAGAGTGTCTGTCCGCACGAAGCGAGCAATTTTTCGGGGACATACGTCAGAAACTGCCTGCTGAACAACCACAGGTGTGAGTACATCAGGGACGAGGTGCTGGAGACTGTGAGAAAATTTGATAATCCCTTCGTAACTGACGAATTACCCTGA
- a CDS encoding sulfurtransferase TusA family protein, which yields MELKLKQIEDGVFELDVRGNACPFPQIYTELALKKIGDARLEIITDNPPSARDLPIVLKKRGYQVESEKEGDHWRIKIWK from the coding sequence ATGGAACTGAAACTGAAACAGATTGAAGACGGAGTTTTTGAGCTTGACGTCAGGGGCAATGCATGCCCGTTCCCGCAGATCTACACGGAGCTTGCCCTGAAAAAAATCGGAGATGCGAGACTTGAGATCATCACGGACAATCCTCCATCGGCCAGAGATCTGCCCATCGTTCTCAAAAAAAGAGGATATCAGGTGGAATCCGAAAAAGAGGGTGATCACTGGAGGATAAAGATATGGAAATAA
- a CDS encoding FAD-binding protein, with translation MEIINTELAIIGGGTAGCMASYEAKKNGIESLIIEKASTRRSGCLAPGVNAIYSYLHEGERPEDYYEFVKHQGMGLARRDLALSLIKETPYAVEILEKYGLPVLHERQGRFGMRIYGEHIKPILADIARDSTENIIERAYPFELAVENGEVAGVYVYDFKNDETFFVRAKSVLIATGGASGLYMNYTVPWYPPSNAGTGYSLAIRAGAEIEGFEFRFIPPRIKDVNSPIGVTAVGFRASLKNSEGQEFMKEKFAEYGGEGSPIALRAFGPVREYAEGRFPVYIDTSEITDEQKEKLLKLYLNAWPLFYLFINARGIDLKERLLEVMPCEPYISGSHSVAGIWINQDRMTSIKYLLAAGDAAGGVPLKHVGGALAEGIIAARTASRIKRANDFKPEEKIPEFGDYSWKDAEERMKFVLEHYAGGLSRYYMYNEQSARIALAEVNRLLTLKFGGDVVRCLETFDRLVTAKTMLHHMIERRETRMPPFQMRSDFPEWSDSNYLLVSRFENGEIAFRRDYT, from the coding sequence ATGGAAATAATCAACACAGAGCTTGCGATAATAGGGGGTGGAACGGCAGGCTGCATGGCGAGTTATGAGGCAAAGAAAAACGGAATAGAGAGCCTCATAATAGAAAAGGCCAGCACAAGGAGGAGCGGGTGCCTCGCCCCGGGTGTCAATGCGATATATTCCTATCTCCACGAGGGTGAAAGGCCGGAAGATTATTACGAGTTCGTGAAACACCAGGGAATGGGTCTTGCAAGGAGAGACCTCGCCCTGAGCCTAATCAAAGAGACCCCCTACGCCGTGGAGATTCTTGAAAAATACGGTCTGCCCGTTCTCCATGAAAGGCAGGGAAGATTCGGGATGAGAATTTACGGAGAGCACATAAAGCCAATCCTTGCAGATATAGCCAGGGACAGCACGGAGAACATAATCGAAAGGGCATATCCATTTGAGCTTGCCGTTGAGAATGGAGAGGTTGCAGGAGTTTACGTCTATGATTTCAAGAACGATGAGACGTTCTTCGTGAGAGCAAAATCCGTGCTGATAGCAACCGGAGGTGCAAGCGGACTGTACATGAATTACACTGTTCCATGGTATCCCCCTTCAAACGCCGGAACCGGATATTCCCTGGCAATAAGGGCCGGGGCGGAAATAGAGGGTTTCGAGTTCAGATTCATTCCGCCAAGAATAAAGGACGTGAACAGCCCCATAGGTGTTACGGCTGTTGGCTTCAGAGCTTCCCTCAAAAATTCAGAAGGGCAGGAATTCATGAAGGAGAAGTTTGCTGAATATGGCGGTGAGGGATCGCCAATAGCCCTCAGGGCTTTCGGACCAGTAAGAGAATACGCCGAAGGCAGGTTTCCGGTATACATCGACACCTCAGAGATAACGGACGAACAGAAGGAAAAGCTTCTCAAGCTGTACCTCAACGCCTGGCCCCTGTTCTACCTGTTCATAAACGCCAGAGGTATAGACCTGAAGGAAAGGCTCCTCGAGGTCATGCCCTGTGAACCCTACATCTCGGGCTCACACTCGGTTGCAGGAATATGGATTAACCAGGACAGGATGACCTCAATCAAATACCTGCTCGCCGCCGGAGATGCTGCCGGTGGGGTTCCTCTGAAACACGTGGGAGGGGCTCTGGCTGAGGGAATAATAGCCGCAAGAACTGCATCCAGAATAAAAAGGGCGAATGACTTCAAACCAGAGGAGAAGATTCCCGAATTTGGAGATTACAGCTGGAAGGATGCAGAGGAGAGAATGAAGTTCGTTCTGGAGCATTATGCGGGCGGTCTTTCCAGGTATTACATGTACAACGAACAATCAGCAAGAATCGCTCTCGCAGAGGTGAACAGACTTCTGACGTTGAAGTTTGGAGGGGATGTGGTCAGATGCTTAGAAACCTTCGACAGGCTTGTGACGGCAAAGACGATGCTCCACCACATGATCGAAAGAAGAGAGACGAGAATGCCGCCGTTCCAGATGAGGAGCGATTTTCCCGAATGGAGTGACTCAAACTACCTCCTCGTATCCAGATTCGAGAATGGAGAAATTGCTTTCAGGAGGGATTACACATGA
- the thrC gene encoding threonine synthase → MKVTGLRCRICGKEFPPEALYTCDNCFGPLEVKYDWEWIKNRVSREKIEKGPKSLWRYKDFLPVDGEPVDLGAGFTRFIRASNLGEELGLKNLFLIDDSTNPTYSFKDRVVSVAVTKAREFGMKAVGCASTGNLAGSIAAHAAKARLPAYIFVPRGIEKNKIIQALVHGANVIEVDGTYDDANRIATEVAEEHPDWGFVNINLRPFYAEGSKTLAYEAAERLGWTLPDQVVVPMASGALLCAIYRGFRDLERVGLVDEKDVVFNGSQPHGLPISRAVKLGTRVEPVRKMDTIVHSLAIGNPADGIFAKEIIEKTGGYAEDPADREAIEGIKLLAKTEGIFTELAGGVTVAGLKRLVEEGRIDRSDVVVAYLTGNGLKTGEAIVDYLDDTLKIRPRLEDFEEVIA, encoded by the coding sequence ATGAAGGTTACAGGACTGAGGTGCAGGATTTGCGGTAAAGAGTTTCCTCCGGAAGCGCTTTACACTTGTGATAACTGTTTCGGCCCGCTCGAAGTAAAATACGACTGGGAGTGGATAAAGAACAGGGTCAGCAGGGAAAAAATCGAGAAGGGTCCAAAGTCCCTCTGGAGATACAAGGACTTCCTTCCGGTTGACGGCGAACCTGTTGACCTCGGTGCGGGATTCACCAGGTTCATCAGGGCGAGCAACTTAGGCGAGGAGCTCGGCCTCAAAAACCTGTTTCTGATAGATGATTCCACCAACCCGACGTACTCGTTCAAGGACAGGGTCGTGAGCGTTGCGGTTACGAAGGCAAGGGAATTTGGAATGAAGGCTGTCGGGTGTGCCTCGACGGGAAACCTTGCAGGCAGCATTGCTGCGCACGCTGCAAAGGCCAGACTTCCAGCTTACATCTTCGTTCCGAGAGGCATAGAGAAGAACAAGATAATCCAGGCGCTCGTGCACGGGGCGAACGTGATAGAGGTGGACGGCACTTACGATGACGCAAACAGAATTGCAACAGAAGTGGCTGAGGAGCATCCGGACTGGGGGTTCGTGAACATAAACCTGAGGCCGTTCTACGCAGAGGGGAGCAAGACCCTTGCATACGAAGCTGCCGAAAGGCTCGGATGGACCCTTCCGGATCAGGTTGTTGTCCCGATGGCCTCAGGGGCATTGCTGTGCGCAATATACAGGGGATTCAGAGACCTGGAGAGGGTTGGGCTGGTCGACGAGAAGGATGTGGTGTTCAACGGCTCCCAGCCCCACGGACTGCCGATATCAAGGGCCGTAAAGCTTGGAACCAGGGTCGAGCCGGTGAGGAAGATGGACACAATCGTCCACAGCCTTGCGATAGGCAACCCGGCTGACGGTATATTCGCCAAGGAAATCATCGAAAAAACTGGCGGGTATGCCGAAGACCCGGCAGACAGAGAGGCCATCGAGGGCATCAAACTGCTCGCCAAGACCGAGGGCATTTTCACCGAGCTTGCAGGCGGCGTTACGGTTGCGGGGTTGAAGAGACTTGTTGAGGAGGGCAGGATAGACAGAAGTGATGTTGTTGTTGCCTATCTAACAGGAAACGGTCTCAAGACCGGTGAAGCGATAGTGGATTATCTCGATGACACGCTCAAGATAAGACCGAGACTTGAAGATTTCGAGGAGGTGATAGCTTGA
- a CDS encoding DsrE family protein gives MISIIVHSGEWDRIYHAFSIASTYSALGEKVSIFLTYWAIDTVVRDTAETGDERKDGIIKKAMDSGKMKSLKEMIELGKQFGNVEIIVCSGSLDILGYNENDLPEWVDRVGGLAEQLMTGEKVIFI, from the coding sequence ATGATCAGCATAATCGTTCACAGCGGTGAGTGGGACAGGATATACCATGCGTTCAGCATAGCATCGACCTACTCAGCTCTGGGGGAGAAGGTTTCCATTTTTCTCACGTACTGGGCAATCGACACGGTTGTCAGAGATACTGCAGAGACCGGCGATGAGAGAAAGGATGGCATCATAAAAAAGGCGATGGATTCCGGGAAGATGAAGTCGCTGAAAGAGATGATTGAACTTGGAAAGCAGTTCGGGAATGTGGAAATCATTGTCTGCAGCGGAAGCCTGGACATTCTTGGATATAACGAGAATGACCTGCCGGAGTGGGTCGATAGAGTTGGAGGGCTTGCGGAGCAGCTTATGACCGGTGAGAAAGTCATCTTCATCTGA
- a CDS encoding DUF169 domain-containing protein, with protein sequence MNFRDYFEIPLNPVAVIFKKEEMDAEGEYRFCEAVRIVAERGERIVINEFNLMCAGALVSLGFVTELAEEGETRSIVLEPYRGQECDVVLVVATPDRIMRISSYYKNLFDEELRAQFAGETAVCGEATARVRDTGEPNISFLCPGAREIGNYRREEVVLGFPKDVFVRIETAIRKQEVRALCGCLMDDLPKDLIERFEQMGFDKSTDHFFGFVNGKSVKLYIFKGEKNTLGIYTSVKFKSEEEAERVAESYTGEYVLMPRENWIEIMKVSDIDVFQEYRKPDFEKRLNSEIEKIVEEARRIKGLKARA encoded by the coding sequence TTGAACTTCAGAGATTACTTCGAAATTCCGCTCAATCCCGTGGCAGTCATATTTAAAAAGGAGGAAATGGATGCTGAGGGCGAATACCGGTTCTGTGAGGCAGTAAGAATCGTAGCGGAGCGTGGAGAGAGGATTGTTATCAATGAATTCAATCTGATGTGTGCAGGAGCGCTGGTCTCTCTCGGCTTTGTCACCGAATTGGCTGAGGAGGGCGAAACGAGGAGTATAGTGCTTGAGCCGTACAGGGGTCAGGAATGTGATGTGGTGCTTGTTGTGGCTACCCCTGACAGAATAATGAGAATCTCCTCTTACTACAAGAACCTGTTCGATGAGGAGCTTAGGGCGCAGTTCGCTGGAGAAACTGCGGTTTGTGGAGAAGCGACTGCAAGAGTGAGGGATACAGGCGAGCCGAACATATCCTTCCTCTGCCCTGGAGCGAGAGAGATTGGAAATTACAGGAGGGAAGAGGTAGTCCTGGGGTTCCCGAAGGACGTGTTCGTCAGAATCGAAACTGCGATAAGAAAACAGGAAGTCAGGGCGCTGTGCGGATGTCTGATGGACGATCTGCCCAAGGATCTCATTGAAAGGTTTGAGCAGATGGGATTCGACAAGTCAACCGACCACTTCTTCGGCTTTGTCAACGGCAAGAGCGTGAAGCTGTATATCTTCAAGGGAGAAAAGAACACGCTTGGAATATACACATCAGTCAAGTTCAAAAGCGAGGAAGAGGCTGAGAGGGTTGCAGAGAGCTACACCGGAGAGTATGTCCTCATGCCGAGGGAAAACTGGATCGAGATCATGAAGGTGTCTGACATTGACGTCTTTCAGGAATACAGGAAACCGGACTTTGAGAAAAGGTTAAACTCAGAGATTGAAAAAATAGTCGAGGAAGCGAGGAGGATAAAGGGGTTGAAGGCAAGAGCATGA
- the pscS gene encoding O-phospho-L-seryl-tRNA:Cys-tRNA synthase — MELSRYHPNNLKRISEGMINIHPIQRGGILTEEAKKILLSWSDGYSVCDVCLEGRVDLIKNPPINQLKQDVAEFLGMDTARFTAGARHAKFVIMSAFKGGTLVLDSLAHYTSYIAAELNDMKIYEVPNSGYPDFKINPEGYAQTFERVKEETGSYPDIALLTHVDYRYGNLVDAEKVGKICEEYEIPLVLNTAYTSGLMEINGKKLKASFIVGSGHKSWAATAPIGILATNYELADRAFQTSKVRGEWSGRAFTKKELSMFGCSPVYGLPVITLMASFPKVVERVKRWDEEVEKARWFVKEMEKIEGLQLIGERPKNHTLMHFESPAFHSIAKSHKKKGYFLYHELKKRGVFGVQAGMTKNFKVNTYGLSWEELERVANAFKDIAEKYGVEVED, encoded by the coding sequence ATGGAGCTGTCGAGATATCACCCGAACAACCTGAAGAGGATCTCTGAGGGGATGATAAACATACATCCCATCCAGAGAGGCGGAATCTTGACGGAGGAAGCAAAGAAAATACTTTTAAGCTGGTCAGATGGTTACTCTGTCTGTGACGTCTGTCTCGAAGGCAGGGTCGATCTCATAAAGAATCCTCCGATAAATCAGCTCAAACAGGATGTTGCCGAATTCCTCGGAATGGATACTGCCAGGTTTACTGCGGGGGCGAGACACGCAAAATTCGTTATAATGTCTGCCTTCAAGGGAGGCACCCTTGTCCTCGACTCACTCGCCCACTACACGTCTTACATTGCGGCTGAACTGAATGATATGAAAATATATGAGGTCCCCAATTCGGGCTATCCTGATTTTAAAATAAATCCTGAAGGTTATGCTCAGACCTTTGAAAGGGTGAAGGAGGAAACGGGCAGCTATCCCGATATAGCTCTCCTGACTCATGTTGATTACAGATACGGCAATCTGGTCGATGCAGAGAAGGTGGGCAAGATCTGCGAGGAATACGAAATACCGCTCGTTCTGAACACAGCATACACCTCTGGTCTCATGGAGATAAACGGAAAGAAGCTGAAAGCGAGCTTTATAGTTGGTAGCGGTCACAAAAGCTGGGCGGCCACCGCCCCAATTGGCATTCTTGCCACCAACTACGAGCTTGCCGACCGAGCTTTTCAGACGTCAAAGGTCAGGGGAGAGTGGAGCGGCAGAGCATTCACAAAGAAGGAGCTGTCCATGTTTGGATGCTCACCGGTTTACGGACTGCCCGTCATAACGCTGATGGCCTCATTCCCGAAGGTGGTCGAGAGGGTTAAGCGCTGGGATGAGGAGGTCGAGAAGGCGAGGTGGTTCGTGAAGGAGATGGAAAAAATCGAGGGGCTTCAGCTCATAGGCGAGAGGCCCAAGAATCACACGCTTATGCATTTCGAGTCTCCTGCGTTCCACAGCATAGCAAAAAGCCACAAGAAGAAGGGCTACTTCCTGTATCATGAACTGAAGAAGAGGGGCGTCTTTGGTGTGCAGGCGGGCATGACCAAAAACTTCAAGGTAAACACCTACGGGCTTTCATGGGAGGAACTTGAGAGGGTTGCAAATGCTTTTAAGGACATAGCCGAAAAATACGGGGTGGAGGTGGAGGATTGA
- the thiI gene encoding tRNA uracil 4-sulfurtransferase ThiI, with the protein MRVYVVHYSEIALKGKNRSYFERKLVGNLRRKLGDGGIKIRREYGRIVIDSGDERIENVLRKTPGVKYSALAEMVEPDIGLIAEKAIEFAPDSGTFRVETKRSYKEFPMNSMEVNRLIGERILRVKKNLKVDLKNPENTVYIEISKDHAYIYSGRIEGVGGLPAGVSGKVVALISGGIDSPVSAFMAMKRGAEVVAVHFFNSTIHSPSVRKKIHDLVGKLSEYHRIKLYMVPFVQIQREIIAKIPADYRMVVYRRSMMRMASMIAERENAKAIFTGDNLGQVASQTLDNMRTIYEAAQYPVLTPLIGLDKDEIIEVARKIGTYEISILPYEDCCSLLVSRHPATKTTPEDVMRFESFCNLQEEDAVENAEVYEYGF; encoded by the coding sequence ATGAGGGTGTATGTTGTACATTACTCGGAAATTGCATTGAAGGGAAAGAACAGGAGTTATTTTGAGAGGAAGTTAGTCGGCAACCTCAGAAGGAAGCTCGGTGATGGCGGCATAAAAATCAGGAGAGAATACGGGAGAATAGTGATCGATTCTGGAGATGAAAGGATCGAAAACGTGCTTAGGAAAACACCTGGAGTTAAGTACTCTGCACTTGCAGAGATGGTTGAGCCTGATATTGGCCTGATTGCCGAAAAGGCGATAGAGTTTGCCCCCGACTCAGGTACGTTCAGGGTTGAGACGAAGCGAAGCTACAAGGAGTTCCCCATGAACTCAATGGAAGTGAACAGGCTGATTGGCGAAAGGATACTCAGGGTGAAGAAAAATCTGAAGGTTGATCTCAAAAATCCGGAAAACACGGTTTACATTGAAATCTCGAAAGACCACGCTTACATTTATTCCGGGAGGATTGAGGGTGTTGGCGGTCTGCCAGCAGGTGTTTCGGGCAAGGTTGTTGCTCTGATTTCTGGAGGCATCGACAGCCCCGTATCAGCATTCATGGCGATGAAGAGGGGAGCCGAAGTTGTGGCTGTGCACTTCTTTAATTCCACGATTCATTCTCCTTCCGTCAGGAAGAAGATTCACGATCTTGTCGGAAAGCTTTCAGAGTATCACAGGATAAAGCTCTACATGGTTCCATTTGTGCAGATTCAGAGGGAAATCATAGCGAAGATACCCGCAGATTACAGAATGGTGGTTTATAGAAGAAGCATGATGAGGATGGCATCGATGATTGCTGAAAGGGAAAACGCCAAGGCAATTTTCACTGGAGACAATCTCGGACAGGTCGCATCCCAGACACTCGACAACATGAGAACGATTTACGAGGCGGCACAGTATCCTGTTCTCACACCCCTCATCGGACTTGATAAGGATGAGATAATCGAGGTTGCGAGGAAAATAGGCACATACGAAATCTCCATTCTCCCTTACGAGGACTGCTGTTCTCTGCTCGTGTCGAGGCATCCCGCTACCAAAACAACCCCTGAGGACGTCATGCGGTTCGAAAGTTTCTGCAACCTTCAGGAAGAGGATGCCGTTGAAAACGCTGAGGTTTACGAATACGGTTTTTAA
- a CDS encoding nitrite/sulfite reductase — protein MEISIDIGDISKFVGKYSLGRDNGSGSAHFLRIKIPAGQVESEKLRKIAALSEKYGRGYAEVTDRQSIQLHWIEPEKALEIFENLYEMGYYTDMCGQGFSGACFGDVRNIVSCPLSGKITDFDVSKHAIRLTEYFTGNPEFLDLPRKFKIAFTGCGGDCVRLGINDLGMFGMEYDGEYGFVPFVGGSIGASQPGPNLAKSLGIFVPEKKAFDFVKTVVEIHRDNSSRESKVKARFKNLVNQWGIERLRDEIESITGEFERVEVSTPAPSDHNGSGEQVNGLYYYTLPLVGGVLDAEKLVFIADMADKHGNGEVRLTPEQNVTFVDVNDVEKLKEDLSRVFDIKEGTMYYSSIGCASNFCGRTNEPHAKDVLKKLIEICERKGVKDVRIHVSGCRNACGCHHVGEIGLVGRLVKTDEGIVQGYDLLYGGDFAGLKMAKVHAEGLYGDKLFEEFEKLLEGIKNGTETETD, from the coding sequence ATGGAGATTTCGATAGATATTGGAGACATTTCAAAATTTGTGGGAAAATACTCGCTCGGCAGGGACAATGGCAGTGGTTCCGCTCATTTTCTGAGGATCAAGATTCCCGCCGGTCAGGTGGAGTCTGAAAAGCTGAGAAAGATAGCAGCGCTTTCGGAAAAATATGGGAGAGGGTATGCAGAGGTTACGGACAGGCAGAGCATTCAGCTTCACTGGATAGAGCCGGAGAAGGCACTGGAAATCTTCGAAAACCTGTACGAAATGGGATACTATACAGACATGTGCGGTCAGGGTTTCAGCGGTGCATGCTTCGGAGACGTCAGAAACATAGTGTCCTGTCCGCTGAGCGGGAAGATAACCGATTTTGACGTTTCAAAACATGCCATAAGGCTGACAGAGTATTTCACAGGAAATCCAGAATTCCTCGACCTGCCGAGAAAATTCAAAATAGCCTTTACCGGATGCGGTGGAGACTGCGTCAGACTGGGAATCAACGACCTGGGAATGTTCGGGATGGAGTATGACGGAGAGTACGGATTCGTTCCCTTCGTCGGAGGGAGCATTGGTGCAAGCCAGCCCGGACCGAACCTTGCAAAGAGCCTCGGAATATTCGTGCCAGAGAAGAAAGCATTCGACTTCGTGAAGACCGTGGTCGAGATACACAGGGATAACTCAAGCAGGGAGAGCAAGGTCAAGGCGAGATTCAAAAACCTCGTGAATCAGTGGGGCATCGAGAGGCTGAGGGATGAAATCGAGAGCATAACGGGTGAATTCGAGAGGGTGGAGGTGTCCACGCCCGCGCCCTCCGACCACAACGGATCAGGAGAGCAGGTCAACGGTCTTTACTACTACACGCTGCCCCTCGTTGGGGGCGTTCTCGATGCCGAAAAGCTTGTTTTCATTGCAGACATGGCAGACAAGCATGGTAATGGTGAGGTTAGACTCACACCGGAACAGAACGTAACCTTCGTCGATGTTAATGACGTCGAAAAGCTGAAAGAAGACCTTTCAAGGGTTTTTGATATTAAAGAGGGAACCATGTACTATTCCTCAATCGGCTGTGCATCCAACTTCTGCGGAAGAACGAATGAGCCGCATGCAAAGGATGTTCTCAAAAAGCTGATCGAAATATGTGAGAGGAAAGGAGTTAAGGACGTAAGAATACACGTTTCCGGATGCAGAAATGCGTGCGGATGCCACCACGTCGGCGAAATTGGCCTTGTTGGGAGGCTGGTCAAAACGGATGAGGGCATCGTCCAAGGTTACGACCTGCTCTATGGTGGAGATTTCGCCGGGCTGAAAATGGCAAAGGTTCATGCTGAAGGACTGTATGGAGATAAGCTGTTCGAGGAATTTGAAAAACTGCTGGAGGGGATAAAAAATGGAACTGAAACTGAAACAGATTGA
- a CDS encoding 4Fe-4S binding protein produces the protein MIVFDLEKCIKCRKCEKICPTLAIGFDEFPCLAYPEKCWHCCACIKECPAEAIRLRLPPHIGDQRYEMLVKDEGKSMIFQILFEGRKIDEMEIQVRK, from the coding sequence ATGATTGTCTTCGATCTCGAGAAATGCATAAAATGCAGGAAATGCGAGAAGATCTGTCCCACACTTGCTATTGGCTTCGACGAATTCCCCTGCCTCGCATATCCGGAAAAATGCTGGCACTGCTGTGCCTGCATAAAGGAGTGTCCGGCCGAGGCGATCAGGCTCAGACTTCCCCCTCACATAGGCGATCAGCGCTACGAGATGCTTGTTAAAGATGAGGGCAAAAGCATGATATTCCAGATCCTGTTTGAAGGAAGGAAAATCGATGAGATGGAAATCCAGGTGAGAAAATGA
- a CDS encoding sulfite exporter TauE/SafE family protein, whose amino-acid sequence MLEIVGFAVGLLVGLTGIGGGALMTPLLILFGISPKIAVGTDLAYAFSVKSFSAAVHKRGDNFDFRLFRFTAVPGVFGIIAGHIFFTRGLIDEGMITITLAAVLLVSSILMLYTSKTSRIKTECFICDKYCESFHDNSMKVYFLIPVGFLVGLLVQITSVGGGTLLTFAVLNLTNLKPNRVVGTDLATSTLFSAVALISHGSLGNVDLGLATQLIPAGLVGSLLGYYLSKRCSPGFLRMAITASIGFASLVIIASKI is encoded by the coding sequence ATGCTGGAGATAGTGGGATTTGCGGTGGGGCTGCTCGTGGGGCTGACAGGGATAGGAGGAGGAGCGCTCATGACCCCACTCCTAATACTTTTCGGAATATCTCCAAAGATTGCTGTTGGGACGGACCTCGCATACGCTTTCTCTGTCAAGTCCTTTTCGGCCGCTGTTCACAAGAGGGGCGATAATTTCGACTTCAGACTTTTCAGATTCACCGCCGTTCCGGGCGTTTTCGGGATTATCGCTGGGCATATATTCTTCACCAGAGGTCTGATAGATGAGGGGATGATAACAATCACCCTCGCTGCTGTTCTTCTCGTCTCCTCTATTCTGATGCTTTACACCAGTAAAACCAGCAGAATTAAAACAGAGTGCTTTATATGTGACAAATACTGTGAGAGCTTTCACGATAACAGCATGAAGGTTTACTTTCTGATTCCTGTGGGATTCCTGGTCGGGTTGCTGGTTCAGATAACGTCCGTTGGGGGTGGCACTCTGCTCACATTCGCAGTACTCAACCTGACGAACCTCAAGCCCAACCGGGTTGTTGGGACGGATTTGGCCACATCGACGCTGTTTTCCGCAGTTGCTCTGATTTCGCACGGTTCCCTTGGAAACGTGGATCTTGGTCTTGCGACACAGCTGATTCCGGCGGGGCTGGTGGGGTCACTCCTCGGGTATTATCTGTCGAAGAGGTGCTCCCCCGGATTTCTGAGAATGGCAATAACTGCAAGCATCGGGTTTGCGTCTCTTGTGATAATAGCGAGCAAAATTTAA
- a CDS encoding sulfurtransferase TusA family protein, with protein sequence MKEKSVDCIGMFCPMPLFLTRKAIEEVDVGDVIEVHADDPSARKDIPEWAERAGHKVLSVEEDDGIFIIRIQRGV encoded by the coding sequence ATGAAAGAGAAATCTGTGGACTGCATTGGTATGTTCTGTCCCATGCCTCTTTTCCTTACAAGAAAGGCGATAGAAGAGGTCGATGTGGGGGATGTTATCGAGGTTCATGCCGACGACCCCTCCGCCAGGAAGGACATTCCCGAGTGGGCTGAGAGGGCCGGACATAAAGTTTTAAGTGTTGAGGAAGATGATGGTATATTCATAATCAGAATTCAGAGAGGTGTCTGA